The DNA window TCGCGGAAGGCCTTGCCGCGCGCGTGGGACAGCCGATCAACGGGGTCGTCGCCGCACAACGCGGCCAGCGTCCCCGGCGGCCGGATCCGCGACGGCGGTACGGCGAGGTCCGACGGCAGGGGCGGGGCGTGATCGGTGAAGTCGTGGCCGGGCAGCATCGCCGCCGTGCGAGCGACCAGCGCGCCGGTTTCCTGTTCGGACAACGCTTCGGCGGTGGTCCCCCACCCCCACCAGGAACGGTCCGCGGTCGACATCGGCACCTCCGCTCGATCTGACTCACTGGTAAGTTACTCGTCAGTTAGTTACCCTGTCAACGCATGGAGCACAGCACCGCGCGGCTGCTGCGGACGGCCGCCCCCGTTCTGGTCGGCCGGGTCCTGCCCAAAGTGGACCGTCGCATCGAGGAATCCAGGCGCCCGTTCACCCGCCGCGATCTGATGCGTCCGCACGTGGACTCGCGGACCTGGGCTTGGACGCACTACGGCGTCTTCGTGCCGCGGCTGCCCGCGCCGTACCGCTACCTCAACACCATGACGTTCGTCGGCGCCACCGGCACGGTGTGCTTCGACAACGACTACCTGGCCGCACCGGACGCGCGCCGCACCGCGACCGTCCTGTCTTCCACCGCCGCGGACGGGCACCACCACTACCGCGCCTACGACACCCGCGAGGACTGCGCGTTCGCGGCGGACGGGTCGCGGCTGGCCTGGGGCGGCGATCTCGTCATCGAGGCGGACCACCCTGGGTACCGGCTGCGGTCGGGCTACGGCCGGTTCGGAGCGGACCTGGAGATCACCGCCACCTCCCAGGTCTCCTGGTTCGTGCGGACGCCGTTCTACGATCACCTGAGCCTGCTCGCGACCTGTCGCGGGACGGTGACCGACGGCGGCGAAACCGTCGACGTCGGCGGTCTGTGCACAGTGGAGTACGCCCGATCCGTTTCACCGCAGGCGTTGTCGCGCACACCGGTGCCGCCGCGCTGGAAGCTGCCCGTCGACTTCTTCACCTACCACGTGATCGACCTCGACGAGCGGACCCAGTTGCTGCTCACCGACGTCCGTGCCGCGGGCGCCACCGCGTGCAAACTGGCGCACCTGCGCGTACTGGACGGCGAAACGACCGTGTACCAAGAAGTTTCGTTCGAGGTGACCCCGCGCGCGGAGCCCGAGATCGACCCGGTGGGCCGCGCCATGCGGGTACCGCGCGGGTTCCGCTGGACCGTGCGGGACGGCGCGGAGGAGATCGCCGTGCTCGACGGGACGGTGGACACTCCCCTGCGGTACGGGCACGGACGCGGTTACGTGGGCGCGTACTCGTTCAAAGGCACCTTCCGCGGCGGGCCGGTCTCGGGCACGGCCTACTTCGAATGGATCGACTGCGAGTCTCGTTCGAAGTAGGCCGCGAACGTGTTCCGGGGAACGGGTCAGGCTTCGGCGTCGGCCCACGCTTTCAGCATCACGCGCGCGATCGACGAGTTGCCGGGGAGCACCAGGTTCGCGGCGCCTCCCCCGATCGGCGTCGGTTTCGCGTTTTCGTTGCGCAGCAAGCTGTTCTCGAACGCGGCGCGCACCTCCGCGCGCGAAACCCACAGCGCCTGCTCGATTTCGCCGTCGGCGGGCTTGAGCGGCGCGGCGACGTCCGCGCGCGCGGTGAAGCCCAGCATGATCGAGCGCGGGAACGGCCACGGCTGGCTGCCGAGGTACCGCGGTGCGCGCACCTCGACGCCGACCTCTTCCCTGATCTCGCGTTCGACGCAGCCTTCGAGCGACTCGCCCGCTTCGACGAACCCGGCCAGCACCGAGTACCGGTCCTTCGGCCAGATCGGCTGGCGCGCCAGCAGCACGTGTTCGCCGTTCACGCCGACGTCGTCGTGCACGAGGCAGATCACCGCGGGATCGGTCCGCGGGTACTCCTCGCGCCCGCAGTTCGCGCACTTGCTCGCCCAGCCGAACTGCACGAGCACGGTCTCCCCGCCGCACTTCGCGCAGAACCTCGCGCGGCGCGACCAGTTCCGCAGCGCCTGCGCGGTGGTGAACAGGCCCGCCGAGGTGTCGTCGAGTAGATCGCCGTAGCCGCGCAGGTCGACCCACAGCTCACCGTCGTACGACGGCACCTCCTCGACGAAGCCCCAGCTCCCCGGCGACCGCACGACCACCGGATCGCCCTGCGGCTCTCCCGGCATCGTCCAGTAGTCGGTGCCCTCCCACTCGCCGAGGAACGCCGCGTCCTCGGCGGGCCGGGGCCCGAAGTCGACGGCCTTGCGGGTGGCGAGCGCGGACGCGGTGTCCTCGCGGACCGGCGTGCGGCCCTCACCGGAAAGCAGCACCACGCGCGCGTCCGACCACCGCGACTCGAGCCTTTCCGGATCGGTGCGCAGCGTCTCTTGACGGTCCACAGTGGACCGGGAGAGCGTAGGCAGCTCGCCGAGGTGGAACGGCGCGGTCACGACGGTTCGCCGACGGTGACCCCGCCGAGCGCGGTCAGCTTCGGCCCCAGCTTCTCGGCGTCCCCGACGACCACACCGGTGAACCGGCCCGGCGCGAAGAAGTCCAGCGCCGCTTGCGCCACGTCGTCCACGGTCACCGCGGCGAGCCGCTCGGGGTGCGCCGCGACCCAGTCGAGGCCGAGCCCGGTCGAGGCGAGCGCGGTGAGCTGCCCGGCGAGCCCGGTCTGCGACGCGGTGGAGGTGACCAGCGAGCCGATCGCGTACTGCCGCGCGGATTCCACTTCGGACTCCGTCGGCGGCACGAGGCCGAGCTTGCCGAGCTCGTAGCGGGTTTCCAGCAGCGCCGCCGCGGTGACGTCGCTCGCGGTGTCCGCGTCGACGTTGACCACGGCGGAGGCACCGGTGAACTCGAACCCGGAATGCGCGCCGTAGGTGTATCCCTTGTCCTCGCGGATGTTTTCCACCAGCCGCGAGGAAAAGTAGCCGCCGAACACGAAGTTGGTGATCTGGAGGGCGGCGTAGCGCGGGTCCGTGCGCGGCACCGCCTGCGCGGACAACCGGATCTGCGACTGCACCGCGCCGGGCCTCGGCACGAACAGCACGTCGCCACCGGTCAGCTCGGGCAACGGGGCGAGCACCTTCACGGAGCCGTTGGTGCCCCAGCCGCTGAACGCGCGCTCGATGTCGCCGACGACCTTCTCCGGGTCGATGTCGCCGACGATCACCATGGTCGCGCCGCGCGGCAGCACCGAGGCGGCGTGCAGCGCGCGGACGCCTTCCGGGGTCACCTTCACGATGTCCTCGGCGTGCGGCACCTCGCGCGTCGCGGGGTGGCTGCCGTAGCGGTGCTTCTGCAGCGCCTCGCGGGCGATCGTCCTCGGCTGGGTGCGCGCGACCGCGAGCCGCTCCACCAGCCGCTCCGACTCCCTCGCCACCTCAGCGTCCACATAGGACGCACCGGTGAGCACGTCGGCGAACACGTCCAGCAAGGTCGGCAGGCCGCTGGCCAATGCGTTGCCGTTGAACGAAAGCCGCTCCGGGTCGACGCCGACGCCGATTTCGCCACCGATCAGCGCCAGCTCGGTGTCGATCGCGACCCTGTCCCGCTTCGCGGTGCCGGTGAGCAGGGTTTCCGCGAGCACCTCCGCGGTCGCGGGGTGCAGCTCGTCGTCACCGGCGAACGGGATCCAGAGCCGCACCTCGACGAGCGGCACGGTGGCCTTGCGGACCGCGAGCACGCGCAGGCCGTTCGCCAGCACGGTGTCCACATGGGACAGATCGGCGGCGGCGCGCTGCTCGCCGAGCTCGGGCACCGGCCTCGGGCCGCGCTCGGTGCGGCCGATTTCCTCGGCGGTGCGGTGGGATGTCGAAGTCACGCTCACTTGCCTTCCTGCTCGGGCTTGACCACCAGTACCGCACGCGAGTCGGGGCGCAGCGCCTTGGCCGCGGCCGCGACGTCGTCCGAGGTCACCGCCGCGATCCGGTCGGCGAGGGTGGCCACCAGCGCCGGATCGTCGTAGAGCAGCTCGAACGAGCCGAACGCGAGCGTCCGCGAAACGAGCCTGTCGTGCTCGGAGTGCAGCCCGGCGGCCCAGCGCGCGGTCACCCTGGCGAGTTCCTGCTCGTCGGGCGGCGCGGCGGCGAGCTTCTCCAGCTCCTCGTCGAGCGCGCCGAGGATCCGGTCCGGCTCGACCTCGGGCGCGTGGATCGCGGTGATGGTGAACACGTCGGGGTCGCGCGCTTCGAACGGGCCGAACAGCCCGGCACCGGCGCCGAGATCGGTGACCAGCGGCTCGCGGTGCACGAGCCGCTGCTGCAGCCGCGCGCCGTCGCCGTCGCCGAGCACACCGCCGAGCACCAGGTTCGCCAGGTAGCCGTCGAGGTCGTTGATCGGGTCCGGCATCCGGTAGCCGACCGCGAGCGCGGGCAGCGGGGCGTGCGGGTCGAGCTGCTCGCCGCGCAGCTCACCGGCGGGCGGCGGCTCGGCGAACGACGGGCGCGGCGGCTTCGGGCGCGCGGGCACGTCCCCGAAGTGGCGCTCGATGAGTTCGCGCGCGTTGTCGACGGTGAAATCGCCCGCCACGGTCAGCACCGCGTTCGCGGGCGCGTAGTAGGTGTCGAAGAAGGCCGCGCAGTCCTCGAGCGACGCCTGTTCGAGATCGGTGAAGTCGCCGTACCCGTTGTGCGCGTTGGGAAAGGTCTTGTACAGCACCGGCGGCAGCAGGATCCACGGGAACCCGCCGTAGGGCCGGTTCAGCACGTTGAGCCGGATCTCCTCCTTCACCACGTCGATCTGGTTCGCGAGGTTCTCGGCGGTGAGCTTGGGGGCGCGCATCCGGTCGGCCTCGAGGAACAGCGCGCGTTCGAGCGCGGCCGCGGGCAGCACCTCGAAGTAGTCCGTGTAGTCCGGGTGGGTCGACCCGTTGAAGGTGCCGCCGCTGGACTGGACGTACCGGAAGTGCGCGAGCTTCTCGAGGCTCTCACTCCCCTGGAACATCAGGTGCTCGAAGAGGTGCGCGAATCCCGTGCGCCCTTCGGGCTCGGAGCGGAAGCCCACGTCGTAGTGCACGCTGACGCCGACCACCGGTGCGGTCGGGTCCGGCGCGAGCACCACGCGGAGGCCGTTGTCGAGGGTGTACCTGGTGAGGTCGGGTGCGGCCATGCGCCCCACCCTACGACCAAGCCGGACCGGACGTGGCCGGTCCTACCGCGTTCGCCCCGCCCACCGCACCAGCCCGCGCAGCGCCTCGGCGTCGGCGAGCGCCTGGGTCCTCCGCAATTTGACGGAGACGGCGAAAGCACCGCTCAGGGTGGCGACGAACTCCTCGACGCCTCCGAGCGCCTCCGAGTTTTTCTCGGCGACATACCAGTAAACGTCCGGAGCCCGCTTGAGCTGGCCGAACGCCGCGAACCACGCCGGGGTCTCCCCCAGCGCGAGCGCGTAGGCGAGGCCGCGCGAGAACACCACGTCCCGTTCGAGCTTGGGAACGCCCTTCGCGCGCGTGCCGTGCACCTGCTCGGCGAGCCCGCGCAGCCTGCGCGCCAACGCGTGGCCGCGCGCCGTTCGCGCAGGGAGAACACGGCCCGCGACGGCGAGCGCGCCACCCGCGAGCGCCAGTACCACGCCGAGCTGGGCGTACCCGACGGTCACCGTGAGCAGCACGGTCAGGAACACGCCGTAGCCGATGATCCGCAGCCCGGCCTTGGTGAGCCTGCCGGACTGCCGGTCCGGTGGCCGGGAGAACCAGCGGCGGCGCACGACGTCGGTGTAGAGGGCCTCGCGGATGCCGTCGAGGGCGCCGCCCTTCGTCGCGAGCGCGGAGACGGGCACCGGTTCTTCGGCTGTCCCGAAGAGCATCTCGAACACCGCGTGCTCGTAGGCGGTGAGCTGGTCGTCTGGCTCGTTGCGGCGGACGAGCAGCCAGTCCGGGACCTCGCGCTCCCCTGCCGGGACCTCGCTGACCCACAGGTAGTTGCGCACGGCGAGGTCCAGCACGGTGGCCGCGACGTCGAGCGGGTCCATCCGGCTCGCCAGCACGGTCCCCGCGTGCCCCGGCAGCGCGCCGTCGGGTGAGGCGAACTGGTCGTCCTCGGTGAGCATCTCCACCGGCGACGGGCGGACCGGTGCCGACGCGCGGCGCCGCAGCACCGCCACCCTGCCGCCGCCGGCGAGCAGCAGGAGCGCGAACACCACCCAGGCCACGCCGACCGGCCAGGTCACCACGAACGCGCCCGCGAAGGTGTCCGACGGCTCCAGGTCCTCGTTCGGCGGCACCAGCCCCGG is part of the Amycolatopsis sp. CA-230715 genome and encodes:
- a CDS encoding DUF6670 family protein, which translates into the protein MEHSTARLLRTAAPVLVGRVLPKVDRRIEESRRPFTRRDLMRPHVDSRTWAWTHYGVFVPRLPAPYRYLNTMTFVGATGTVCFDNDYLAAPDARRTATVLSSTAADGHHHYRAYDTREDCAFAADGSRLAWGGDLVIEADHPGYRLRSGYGRFGADLEITATSQVSWFVRTPFYDHLSLLATCRGTVTDGGETVDVGGLCTVEYARSVSPQALSRTPVPPRWKLPVDFFTYHVIDLDERTQLLLTDVRAAGATACKLAHLRVLDGETTVYQEVSFEVTPRAEPEIDPVGRAMRVPRGFRWTVRDGAEEIAVLDGTVDTPLRYGHGRGYVGAYSFKGTFRGGPVSGTAYFEWIDCESRSK
- the nudC gene encoding NAD(+) diphosphatase yields the protein MTAPFHLGELPTLSRSTVDRQETLRTDPERLESRWSDARVVLLSGEGRTPVREDTASALATRKAVDFGPRPAEDAAFLGEWEGTDYWTMPGEPQGDPVVVRSPGSWGFVEEVPSYDGELWVDLRGYGDLLDDTSAGLFTTAQALRNWSRRARFCAKCGGETVLVQFGWASKCANCGREEYPRTDPAVICLVHDDVGVNGEHVLLARQPIWPKDRYSVLAGFVEAGESLEGCVEREIREEVGVEVRAPRYLGSQPWPFPRSIMLGFTARADVAAPLKPADGEIEQALWVSRAEVRAAFENSLLRNENAKPTPIGGGAANLVLPGNSSIARVMLKAWADAEA
- a CDS encoding M16 family metallopeptidase gives rise to the protein MTSTSHRTAEEIGRTERGPRPVPELGEQRAAADLSHVDTVLANGLRVLAVRKATVPLVEVRLWIPFAGDDELHPATAEVLAETLLTGTAKRDRVAIDTELALIGGEIGVGVDPERLSFNGNALASGLPTLLDVFADVLTGASYVDAEVARESERLVERLAVARTQPRTIAREALQKHRYGSHPATREVPHAEDIVKVTPEGVRALHAASVLPRGATMVIVGDIDPEKVVGDIERAFSGWGTNGSVKVLAPLPELTGGDVLFVPRPGAVQSQIRLSAQAVPRTDPRYAALQITNFVFGGYFSSRLVENIREDKGYTYGAHSGFEFTGASAVVNVDADTASDVTAAALLETRYELGKLGLVPPTESEVESARQYAIGSLVTSTASQTGLAGQLTALASTGLGLDWVAAHPERLAAVTVDDVAQAALDFFAPGRFTGVVVGDAEKLGPKLTALGGVTVGEPS
- a CDS encoding M16 family metallopeptidase, which codes for MAAPDLTRYTLDNGLRVVLAPDPTAPVVGVSVHYDVGFRSEPEGRTGFAHLFEHLMFQGSESLEKLAHFRYVQSSGGTFNGSTHPDYTDYFEVLPAAALERALFLEADRMRAPKLTAENLANQIDVVKEEIRLNVLNRPYGGFPWILLPPVLYKTFPNAHNGYGDFTDLEQASLEDCAAFFDTYYAPANAVLTVAGDFTVDNARELIERHFGDVPARPKPPRPSFAEPPPAGELRGEQLDPHAPLPALAVGYRMPDPINDLDGYLANLVLGGVLGDGDGARLQQRLVHREPLVTDLGAGAGLFGPFEARDPDVFTITAIHAPEVEPDRILGALDEELEKLAAAPPDEQELARVTARWAAGLHSEHDRLVSRTLAFGSFELLYDDPALVATLADRIAAVTSDDVAAAAKALRPDSRAVLVVKPEQEGK
- a CDS encoding DUF2207 family protein: MRRIVVLCAVLCALVPGTAAAQDDTPVPALPKSAELTVKIGKDGALHIAEAVSVPDGTEMTRRIPLRRAAGHHRDRVYTVRDAVLEGSGDVTKTDDELTARFKQGTSILRYTVDGAVAENRGVLTASWRLEGGWDTGLNLVRASVAAPAIASAVRCQVGPEADTYEPAECQAAQIDHTGLSRFSQQNLRASDRMDITVELPPGLVPPNEDLEPSDTFAGAFVVTWPVGVAWVVFALLLLAGGGRVAVLRRRASAPVRPSPVEMLTEDDQFASPDGALPGHAGTVLASRMDPLDVAATVLDLAVRNYLWVSEVPAGEREVPDWLLVRRNEPDDQLTAYEHAVFEMLFGTAEEPVPVSALATKGGALDGIREALYTDVVRRRWFSRPPDRQSGRLTKAGLRIIGYGVFLTVLLTVTVGYAQLGVVLALAGGALAVAGRVLPARTARGHALARRLRGLAEQVHGTRAKGVPKLERDVVFSRGLAYALALGETPAWFAAFGQLKRAPDVYWYVAEKNSEALGGVEEFVATLSGAFAVSVKLRRTQALADAEALRGLVRWAGRTR